In one window of Lynx canadensis isolate LIC74 chromosome B3, mLynCan4.pri.v2, whole genome shotgun sequence DNA:
- the ATG14 gene encoding beclin 1-associated autophagy-related key regulator: protein MASPSGKGARSLEAPGCGPRPLARDLVDSVDDAEGLYVAVERCPLCNTTRRRLTCAKCVQNGDFVYFDGRDRERFIDKKERLNQLKSKQEEFQKEVLKAMEGKWITDQLRWKIMSCKMRIEQLKQTICKGNEEMKINSEGLLKTKEKNQKLYTRAQRHQEKKEKIQRHNRKLGDLVEKKTIDLRSHYERLANLRRSHILELTSVIFPIEEVKTSVRDPADVSSESDSAMTSSTVSKLAEARRTTYLSGRWVCDDHNGDTSISITGPWISLPNNGDYSAYYNWVEEKKTTQGPDMEHSNPAYTISAALCYATQLVNILSHILDINLPKKLCNSEFCGENLSRQKFTRAVKKLNANILYLCFSQHVNLDQLQPLHTLRNLMYLVSPNSEHLGRSGPFEVRADLEESMEFVDPGVAGESDESGDERVSDEETDLGTDWENLPSPRFCDIPSQPVEGSQSQSSQVSPPIASSSAGGMISSAAASVTSWFKAYTGHR from the exons ATGGCGTCTCCCAGTGGGAAGGGAGCCCGGTCGCTGGAGGCTCCTGGCTGCGGGCCCCGGCCGCTCGCCCGGGACCTGGTGGACTCCGTGGACGACGCGGAGGGGCTGTACGTGGCGGTCGAGCGTTGTCCGCTGTGCAACACCACCCGCCGGCGGCTGACCTGCGCCAAGTGCGTCCAGAACGGCGATTTCGTCTACTTCGACGGCCGCGACCGGGAGAG gttTATAGACAAGAAAGAAAGGTTAAACCAACTTAAGAGCAAGCAAGAAGAATTTCAAAAAGA GGTGTTAAAAGCTATGGAAGGAAAATGGATAACAGATCAGTTG agatggaaaataatgtCCTGCAAGATGAGGATTGaacagctaaaacaaacaatatgtaaaggaaatgaagaaatgaagataa attccgAAGGCCTTCTTAAAACCAAGGAAAAGAATCAGAAGCTTTATACTCGAGCACAGCGGcatcaagagaaaaaggagaagattcAGAGGCACAACCGCAAACTGGGTGACCTGGTAGAAAAAAAAACCATCGACTTAAGGAGTCATTATGAGCGTCTGGCAAATCTTCGGCGATCTCATATATTAGAGCTCACCTCTGTCATTTTTCCAATTGAGGAAGTAAAGACTAGTGTGAG AGATCCTGCAGATGTGTCCTCAGAGAGTGACAGTGCCATGACCTCCAGCACTGTGAGCAAGCTTGCCGAAGCCCGGAGGACGACTTACCTCTCCGGGAGATGGGTCTGTGATGATCACAACGGGGACACCAGCATTAGCATTACAGGGCCTTGGATTAGCCTTCCCAACAATGGGGACTACTCTGCCTACTACAATTGggtagaagagaagaaaaccacacaGGGGCCTG ACATGGAGCACAGTAACCCCGCTTACACGATCAGCGCTGCGTTGTGCTATGCGACTCAGCTGGTCAACATTTTGTCTCATATACTTGACATAAATCTTCCCAAAAAGCTGTGCAACAG cGAATTTTGTGGGGAAAATCTCAGCAGACAGAAATTTACTCGAgcagtgaagaaactgaatgcAAATATTCTTTATCTCTGCTTTTCTCAG caTGTAAATTTAGATCAGTTACAACCACTGCATACTCTCAGGAATCTCATGTACCTGGTTAGTCCGAACTCTGAACACCTGGGCAG GTCGGGACCCTTTGAAGTGCGAGCGGACCTTGAGGAGTCCATGGAGTTTGTGGACCCCGGCGTTGCCGGGGAGTCAGATGAGAGTGGCGACGAGCGCGTCAGTGACGAGGAAACCGACCTGGGCACAGACTGGGAGAACTTGCCGAGTCCCCGGTTTTGCGATATCCCTTCCCAGCCTGTGGAAGGCTCCCAGAGCCAGAGCAGCCAGGTGTCCCCGCCCATCGCGAGCAGCAGTGCCGGTGGAATGATCTCCTCCGCCGCAGCCTCGGTGACCTCCTGGTTTAAGGCTTACACTGGACACCGCTAA